In a single window of the Ooceraea biroi isolate clonal line C1 chromosome 8, Obir_v5.4, whole genome shotgun sequence genome:
- the LOC105287808 gene encoding thymosin beta isoform X2: MSSPSLKDLPKVALDLKSELEGFNHGCMKKAATAEKNVLPSAEDVAAEKTQQTLIAGIEKFDTASLKHTETQEKNPLPDKDAIQREKGKQQLISGIENFDPAKLKHAETLEKNPLPTKEAIDAEKVAA; encoded by the exons ATGTCGAGTCCGTCATTGAAGGATCTGCCCAAAGTAGCCCTAGATCTGAAAAGCGAATTGGAAGGTTTCAATCATGGCTGCATGAAGAAAGCTGCCACTGCCGAGAAGAATGTTTTACCTTCCGCCGAAG ATGTTGCCGCGGAGAAGACTCAACAAACACTAATCGCCGGCATCGAGAAGTTCGACACCGCAAGCCTGAAGCACACCGAGACTCAGGAGAAGAACCCGCTACCCGATAAAGatg CGATCCAGCGAGAGAAGGGCAAACAACAGCTGATCTCCGGTATCGAGAACTTCGATCCAGCGAAATTGAAGCATGCGGAAACCCTCGAGAAGAATCCCTTGCCCACCAAAGAAG CGATCGACGCCGAGAAAGTAGCCGCTTAG
- the LOC105287808 gene encoding thymosin beta isoform X1 — protein MSSPSLKDLPKVALDLKSELEGFNHGCMKKAATAEKNVLPSAEDVRQERQHSELIHGLETFKPDQLKHADTKEKIVLPNAKDVAAEKTQQTLIAGIEKFDTASLKHTETQEKNPLPDKDAIQREKGKQQLISGIENFDPAKLKHAETLEKNPLPTKEAIDAEKVAA, from the exons ATGTCGAGTCCGTCATTGAAGGATCTGCCCAAAGTAGCCCTAGATCTGAAAAGCGAATTGGAAGGTTTCAATCATGGCTGCATGAAGAAAGCTGCCACTGCCGAGAAGAATGTTTTACCTTCCGCCGAAG ACGTGCGGCAGGAACGGCAGCACTCCGAGTTGATACACGGGTTGGAGACCTTTAAGCCAGATCAGTTGAAGCACGCTGACACGAAAGAGAAGATTGTATTGCCTAACGCCAAAG ATGTTGCCGCGGAGAAGACTCAACAAACACTAATCGCCGGCATCGAGAAGTTCGACACCGCAAGCCTGAAGCACACCGAGACTCAGGAGAAGAACCCGCTACCCGATAAAGatg CGATCCAGCGAGAGAAGGGCAAACAACAGCTGATCTCCGGTATCGAGAACTTCGATCCAGCGAAATTGAAGCATGCGGAAACCCTCGAGAAGAATCCCTTGCCCACCAAAGAAG CGATCGACGCCGAGAAAGTAGCCGCTTAG